DNA from Roseofilum casamattae BLCC-M143:
CTAGTGGGATTAGACTCTTTTTTGGAATTAATGGCTGCTGAAAGTAAGCGTTCGGTTTTTAAGCAAATGCAATACTGCTTTCAAGACGATCGCAAGTCTCTCAATCACCAAGGAAAAGGCCGCTGTAGCGACGGACAATTAATTCCGATTCACTTGTATGGAGAAAAAACCAAACTCTATGGAAAAACAGTGATTATTGGAGTCATTGCATTGGATACGCGAGCCAATTAACCTCGGATAATTACTCTTCTACTTCTCTTCTACTTTTGGATAAACTCTCCCTTTCCACGCTCCCCCACGGCCTTGCCAATGGCGCAAGGCAGAATCTACGGTCATGAGCGTATAAAGTGTGGCGATACTGGGGAGTTGCAAGCCGGCGAATGGAGATCGATCGTACAATCGTGCTGTGGGAGCATAGGCGATCGCCATTAAACCCCAGGTTAACGCACCGACGATCGCGATCGCGGGTTCTCCGCGCAGACTGCCCCAGGCAATGCTCAGGGGAGGCATCAGATAGACTAAAATCATGCCTAATAGCGTTCCCAATAACAATAGGGGAGAATAGTTGAGTTGGGTAAAGGCAGTGCGAGCCACCATGTCCCAAATTGGTTGTAAGGTGGTGTAGGAACGCAAACTTATTGTCGATTGGCTTAATCCCAACCAGATCCGCCCGGCTCCAGTAGATTTAACGGCTTGAGCCAGAGTACAGTCATCGATGAGAGCGTGACGCAGGCCATCGAGTCCGCCAATGCGATCGAGAGCTGCGCGGCGAATTAAAATACACCCCCCTGCGGCAGCAGCAATAGCTTTCTGGGGATTATTCACCCAAGGGAAAGGATAAAGTTTCTGGAAAAAGAAGATAAAGGCGGGAATGAGCAAGCGTTCCCAAAAACTGGTACAGTTCAGTTTCACCATGAGCGACACTAACTCTAAGTCTTCAGCTTCGGCTTTCTGTACCAACTGCGTGATGTTGCTGACAGGATGTTGAATATCAGCATCGGTAAACAGATAGTAGTCCGGTAAAAGCTGTTGCGTTTGGCTATAGCGCACTCCTTGTTCCATCGCCCAAAGTTTCCCCGTCCATCCTGAGGGAAGGGGTTCGCCAGCAATGACGGTGACACCAACAAAGGATTTTGCGATCGCAGCCGTATCGTCAGTACTGCCATCGTCGATCGCTAAAATGGTAGTAGAACCAGGATAGTCTCGGTCAACCAGCGATCGCAAGGTTCTCGGTAACACTTCCGCTTCATTCCGTGCTGGGATAATAACGCAAACTTTAGGATAGTTTTCAGGTGCTAGATTCAGAGATTGATGGGTTAAGGTTTCCATCTGCGGAGTCCCTCGCCAAAACTGTCCCCAAAACCCGAGTAAGGCGATCCAGGCGATCGCCGATATACTAGCCAGTCCTAAAATTATCTCATCCATTGTCGTCAAACTATTGGCAATTCTTCATTCAATTGCGATCGCAAACCTGGAGCTAACCTTATCATGGACTAATCTGACCAGTGAATGCGATCGCACAAACCGCGAATCGTCCACCAAAATCGCTACAATAAATAAAACAACCCGTACCCTATGACGCAACCATGACCTCCGCAGACTTCCAAGACGAATTTGACATCATTGTTGTTGGTGCCGGCCATGCTGGGTGCGAAGCGGCTCTGGCCTCAGCTCGCCTTGGATGTCGTACGCTCCTACTTACCCTCAATCTGGATAAGATTGCTTGGCAACCCTGTAACCCAGCCGTTGGCGGCCCGGCCAAGTCCCAGTTAACCCACGAGGTGGACGCATTGGGAGGCGAAATTGGTAAAATAAGCGATCGCACTTATCTACAAAAGCGCATTCTTAATGCCTCTCGCGGCCCCGCCGTCTGGGCGTTGCGCGCGCAAACGGACAAGCGCGAATATGCCGCCGTGATGAAAGAAATTGTCGAAAATCAGGATAACCTGGTCTTGCGCGAAGGCATGGCCACGGATTTAGTCTTGGGAAATAACGACGAAATTATTGGCGTACAAACCTATTTTGGCGTTGCTTTTCGCTGTCGCGCCGTTATTTTAACCACCGGCACTTTTTTGGGCGGAAAAATTTGGGTCGGCAAAAAATCCATGGATGCGGGACGCGCTGGAGAATTTGCTGCTATTGGACTCACGGAAACTTTAAACCGGTTGGGTTTTGAAACCGGACGCTTAAAAACCGGAACTCCCGCGCGAGTCGATAAACGCTCGGTGGACTACGGTAAAATGACGCCGCAACCGGGAGAAGATGATGCGGGTTGGTTTAGTTTCGACCCGGAAGTTTGGGTGCCGCGCGAACAAATGGATTGTTATATTACCCGAACGACACCGGAAACTCATAAGCTCATTCAAGATAACTTGCATTTGTCTCCCGTCTATGGCGGTTGGGTGGATGCGAAAGGGCCGCGCTATTGTCCCAGTATTGAGGATAAAATTGTC
Protein-coding regions in this window:
- a CDS encoding glycosyltransferase, with amino-acid sequence MDEIILGLASISAIAWIALLGFWGQFWRGTPQMETLTHQSLNLAPENYPKVCVIIPARNEAEVLPRTLRSLVDRDYPGSTTILAIDDGSTDDTAAIAKSFVGVTVIAGEPLPSGWTGKLWAMEQGVRYSQTQQLLPDYYLFTDADIQHPVSNITQLVQKAEAEDLELVSLMVKLNCTSFWERLLIPAFIFFFQKLYPFPWVNNPQKAIAAAAGGCILIRRAALDRIGGLDGLRHALIDDCTLAQAVKSTGAGRIWLGLSQSTISLRSYTTLQPIWDMVARTAFTQLNYSPLLLLGTLLGMILVYLMPPLSIAWGSLRGEPAIAIVGALTWGLMAIAYAPTARLYDRSPFAGLQLPSIATLYTLMTVDSALRHWQGRGGAWKGRVYPKVEEK